A single Vidua chalybeata isolate OUT-0048 chromosome 20, bVidCha1 merged haplotype, whole genome shotgun sequence DNA region contains:
- the FOXN1 gene encoding forkhead box protein N1: MVSLLQDQSNIKFSPSDTLERDQQDLMKAQGDSISPVQQSDNPSYSCPPYEPDTRPGRTSSESSPSPSPASPCQDPSQGRYPASQGIPCGKNKFRASFSTEKFRRCSYEENSAGSYERFLKSSRNPFHPYKRQLSEDVFQEAHQALPPEASPFKSHRSIDGFEALPGSAGAEEPEAFPTHIPNISAEQPWCSSLQYSGTGQEHGSQVMQDSDMKLRTSPLEGQPGLYCYQPQVQQMYCSSHPFHQYPSGGSYPVTYIASSHYPYQRIAPQSSQESQQPLFPKPIYSYSILIFMALKNSKTGSLPVSEIYNFMTEHFPYFKTAPDGWKNSVRHNLSLNKCFEKVENKSGNSSRKGCLWALNPAKIDKMQEELQKWKRKDPVAVRKSMAKPEELDTLIGDKSEKLRSSLVSCSPTGAAGASLSRQMAAQSHSLCEPSLSSGIPQGLHGIHASASLHAKSPLPALLGGQQPGCYTSPQGFPQIPTALLQHTPDPPSLFPAGEAQSQLRTQPSIPQDSPVPAQSPPSCGMKMLPEHSPARTVQDTLLQEGDLSNDIDALNPSLTDFDLQGNLWEELKDDSLAVDPLVLISSSPQCFPSHCQLESGGSVPSAHGSVPGSAPGSAPELQLTTLYSAFMELDTVSPSYLSNPGSKPIALM; this comes from the exons ATGGTTTCGCTACTCCAGGACCAGTCCAATATTAAATTTTCTCCTTCGGACACTCTGGAAAGGGACCAGCAGGACCTCATGAAGGCACAGGGGGATTCAATATCCCCAGTTCAGCAGAGT GATAACCCCAGTTACAGCTGCCCACCCTATGAGCCAGACACCAGGCCAGGAAGGACGAGCTCGGaatcctctcccagccccagccccgcttCCCCATGCCAGGACCCAAGCCAGGGCAGGTACCCTGCCAGCCAAGGGATCCCTTGTGGCAAGAACAAATTCAGGGCGTCCTTCAGCACGGAGAAATTCCGGCGGTGCAGCTACGAGGAGAACAGCGCCGGGAGCTACGAGCGCTTCCTCAAGAGCAGCAGGAACCCCTTCCACCCTTACAAGAGGCAGCTCAGCGAGGATGTGTTCCAGGAAGCACACCAGGCCCTGCCGCCAGAAGCTTCTCCTTTCAAAAGTCACAGGAGCATCGATGGCTTCGAGGCTCTCCCGGGATCTGCGGGCGCTGAGGAGCCGGAGGCGTTTCCCACCCACATCCCAAATATCTCCGCGGAGCAGCCGTGGTGCAGCAGCCTCCAGTACAGCGGCACGGGGCAGGAGCACGGCTCGCAGGTCATG CAGGATTCAGACATGAAGCTCAGGACATCCCCCCTGGAAGGGCAGCCTGGTTTGTATTGCTACCAGCCCCAGGTGCAGCAGATGTATTGCTCCTCACACCCTTTCCATCAG TACCCCTCAGGAGGCAGCTACCCCGTGACTTACATCGCTTCCTCGCACTACCCCTACCAAAGGATTGCTCCTCAAAGCAGCCAAGAATCTCAGCAGCCTCTGTTCCCCAAACCCATCTACTCCTACAG CATCCTGATCTTCATGGCTCTCAAAAACAGCAAGACAGGGAGTTTGCCAGTCAGTGAGATTTACAATTTCATGACGGAACATTTCCCTTACTTTAAG ACAGCTCCAGATGGTTGGAAGAATTCCGTGCGCCACAACTTATCTTTGAATAAGTGCTTTGAGAAAGTTGAGAACAAGTCAGGGAATTCTTCTCGAAAGGGATGTTTGTGGGCTCTGAATCCAGCCAAGATTGACAAGATGCAGGAGGAGCTTCAGAAATGGAAGAGGAAAGACCCAGTTGCTGTGAGGAAGAGTATGGCAAAGCCAG AAGAGCTTGACACCCTGATAGGCGACAAGAGCGAGAAGCTGCGGTCCTCCCTGGTGTCCTGCAGCCCGACGGGCGCTGCAGGTGCCTCCCTCTCCAGGCAGATGGCAGCGCAATCCCATTCCTTGTGCGAGCCCTCGCTCTCCTCGGGGATCCCGCAGGGATTACACGGCATCCACGCCTCGGCATCTCTGCACGCCAAGAGCCCCCTGCCCGCTTTGCTGGGGGGGCAGCAGCCCGGATGCTACACATCCCCCCAGGgcttcccccaaatccccaccgCGCTGCTGCAGCACACGCCCGACCCTCCGAGCCTGTTCCCTGCTGGGGAGGCTCAAAGCCAGCTCCGGACTCAGCCCAGCATCCCTCAGGATTCCCCAGTGCCGGCTCAGAGCCCCCCGAGCTGCGGGATGAAGATGCTGCCCGAGCATTCCCCGGCCAGGACGGTGCAGGACacgctgctgcaggagggagacCTCAGCAATGACATCGATGCTCTTAATCCATCCCTCACTGATTTTGATCTCCAAG GGAATCTTTGGGAGGAGCTGAAAGACGACAGCCTGGCCGTGGATCCCCTTGTCCTCATTTCATCATCCCCGCAGTGTTTTCCCTCGCACTGCCAGCTGGAGAGCGGCGGCAGCGTCCCCAGCGCGCACGGGAGCGTGCCCGGGAGCGCGCCCGGGAGCGCGCCGGAGCTGCAGCTCACCACGCTCTACTCCGCCTTCATGGAGCTGGACACGGTGTCCCCTTCCTACCTGAGCAACCCCGGCTCCAAACCCATCGCCTTGATGTGA